From Thalassovita sp.:
CATATTGAGGTCCATCAGGATCACATCAAACTCTTCCGCGGCGGCCCGTTCGGCGCCCAGTTTGCCGTTCACCTCTTCGCTTACGGAGTGGCCATAACGTTCCAGCAGGTCCCGTACGACCAGACGGTTGGTGGCATTGTCTTCAACCACCAGAATTTTCAGGGGATTTTCTGCCTCTTCCTGATCGGTCAGGGCGGCGCCTGCGCCCAACCCCGCCTGAACGGGGGTCGCGCGGGGCAGCTCCAGCGTCACCCAGAAGGTGGATCCATCGCCCTCAATACTGTCGACGCCGATCTGGCCACCCATCGCCTCAACGATGCGTTTGGCGATACCCAGACCAAGGCCGGTGCCTTCAGGCTGCTGGCTGTCGCCCCGATCAATCCGGACAAAATCATCAAAGATCCGCGCCACGTCCTGTTCGGCGATGCCGACGCCGGTGTCGGTGATCTGGAACTCAACCATCGCCGTATCACCCCGCCGCCCGGCGTAGCTGACAGCCGAGACCATCACCGCGCCCTCATCGGTGAATTTCACCGCATTGCCGATCAGGTTGGTCAAAACCTGCCGCAGCCGCGCACCATCACCAGTAAACCAGCCCAGCGGGCCGGATTTATCCAGCGCAATGTGATTGCCGCGCGCCTCTGCCGCGACCTCCATCGGGCCAAGGATATCGGCCAGCATCTGGTCCATATCAAAGGGCTGCGGGTTCAGCCGCACGCCGTCGGCTTCCAGCTGGGCGATGTCCAGCACGTCATTCACGTGATCCAGCAGGATCTGGCCCGAGTTGCGCAGCAGTTCAAGGTAGCGCTTCTGCTCCTCGGGCGGGGTGTCCCCGCTGCGGAGAAGTTCGACCAAACCGAGGATGCCGTTCAAAGGCGTGCGCATCTCATGGCTCATCACCGCAAGGAACCGCGATTTCGCCCGTTCCCCGGCAAGCGCCCGATCCCGTGACGCCAACAGCGCCCGGTCGGCGGCCAGACGATCCGAAATATCGCGCAGGAAGTAAACGTAGAAGCGCTGCGTCTCAAACTCGGCCACGCCCTGTGACAGTTCCACCGGCACCAAAGCGCTGCTGGCGGTCTGCAGGGTCAGCTGCACGCCGGCGATGCGGCTGCCATTGGCCAGCGGCAGATCGGCCAACTGGCCGTCCTGATCGGTCAGATAGCGCGGGAAGGGTTTGCCAAGGGCGCGGGCCCGTTCGATGCCCACCAGGCGCTCTGCGGCGCGGTTAAACTCAACAATATTGCCCGCATCATCGGTCACGATCAGCGCATCCGGTGAGGTGGAGATAACAGTGGCAAACCGGGCTGAGGATTGTTTGTGCTCAATCGCGCGGGCCCGGTGGCCCATCGATTGGCGGAAGAACAGAATGGTCGCAAGCCCAAGCGCCACAAACAGCACCATTGAGGCGATCGACAGGCGCAACAGCAGCCGGCTGATATCATCCCGCTGCGCCTGACCATGCACGCCAGTGAACTGATTGCCGCGCGCGATAATGCGACGCACCAGACGTTCTCGGCCTTCCTGCATGGCCAGAATTTCTGGCAGCTTGGTGTAAAATTCATCATCCGGCAGATCGAAATAGGGCAGGATTTCAGCCACTTCCATGCGCAATCCGGTCAGGATCCCCATGGTGCCGTATTCTTCGAACGCACGCTGATAAAGCGCCCCGCCGTTCAGTGTTTCCAACCGGCTGAAGTAGATGTTGAAGCGGCGCCGCACCTCTTGCAGCTGCTTGGCATCTGGTGCGCCCTCCTGAATGCCTAAGATCAGGGTGCGTTCAAACTTCAGGAACTCAACCTCCAACTGGGTCAGGTTCCAGATCACATTGTCGTTCTGAGAGGTGCGCAACTCTTCAAGTTTGCGCGACACCTCACCCCAAATCTGCACAGACAAAGGCAGGCTGATCAAAATGACCAACCCCAAAATGGCGGACTGCACCCAGACCCCAACACTCAGGAACCGGCGCCAAAGCCCCATCGGCGTCTCCTTCTCACTCATCCCGTTGACAGACTAGCCTTTTTCCAATGCAAAAGTCAGGCCCATCTAAGGGCCTGCATGGCTTTTTTGCCAGTTTTGCATCCGAGGTGCCAGTTAAGGCAGCGCGACAATCCGGTCCAACTGCCAAATACTTGACATGAATGTCAATTCTGTCTGAAACTCCGGCCCCTCGTCATAGGGGTAAACGATCCAAAGCGGGCCTTTTTCCCGCGCCGACATCAGATTTCCATTGTGGCGATAGGCGACCAACGCCTTGCTGCCCGGGATCTCATCCGCCTTAAATTCCACCAGGTATTCGTTCAGCGCCGAAAGCTCCAGCGTGCCTTCGCTGAGGCCCAGATGGGCAATCAGGTCTTCCAGCCACACACCGTCAAAGCGCTGAACCCCTTCGGTCCAGACGGTCGAGGTTTCAAATCCCGCCACCGGCAATTCCATCACCTCGCCCAGGGTCAGCTCCCGCATATCGCGGCCGCTGCCATCCTCATAGGTGACCGTCATGACAATGGTTTCAGGTGTCGGATCGGCCGAGCCCGCCCAAAGCGGTGCAGCAGGTCCCATCAGCGTCAACGCAGCCAAAGAAGCCATGACGAAACGCGCTAAACCTCGTCTTGAATGTTTCATAACCTCGACCTGTCTTGTTTCTTAAAACCCAGCTTGCGGAAATTGACACGGTGCGTCTAGAGGCCTATCCAACTGTATAGGGGGAATTTTCAGGCACCGTCCCCAGGTTCAACGCACAAATTTTCTCCTTATTGAACCACGGGAAGCGGCCGTCAAATTGACGTTCTGGTCATTTGCCCAAAGTTTTGTTTTATTGAAACGTGTTGGAATACCAAGGACCGCTTTTGCAATGACCAGAATTTTGATTGCTGACGACCACGATCTGGTGCGCGAAACCCTCGCAGCCTATCTGCGGGACATGGGGGATCTTCATGTCGATCAGGCGTCCAATTTCCAAGAAGCCATGGCGATGATCGAAAAAACCGGCAGTTATGAACTGGTCATGCTGGATTACACGATGCCGGGCATGAAACTGCCTGAGGGCCTGCTGAAAGCGATGGAAACCAACGAAGAGCTGCCCGTTGCCATTATTTCAGGCACCGCGTCGCCCGATGTGGCCCGCCGGGCGCTTTCCGCCGGGGCCTCGGGCTTCCTGCCCAAGACCATTGCGCCGGAAACGCTGATTTCTGCCGTGCAGCACCTGCTTAAGGGCGGGATTTACACGCCGCAGCATTTCCTGGATTCCGCACCGGGCAACACCGCAGATATTCACCTGACCCCACGGGAAATGGACGTGTTGCGCGGCATTTGTGAGGGCAAGGCCAACAAAGAGATTGCCCGCGACCTCGACGTGCAAGAGGTGACCGTCAAACTGCATGTCAAAACGCTCAGCCGCAAACTGCAGGCGCGCAACCGCACCCATGCCGCCATGATTGCCCGCGACAAGGATCTGGTCTGATCCGTTTTTGGGGCTGATCCATGCCCCTGCCCGCCGGTTACCGCGACCGCCAGCTGTCGCCGCGCCTGACCCGCTCGGTTGAGGCGTCCTGGACCCATCGCGCCACCGCAACAGGCACCTCGCTGGTGCTACCGGATGGCCGCTGTGACATTATCCTGCGTTACAACCGACTGAACCCCACGCCGCCGCATCTGGTGCTGACCGGCCCGGCCACCCGCGCCTTTGCGGTGCCGGAACAGCCCGGTGACTGCTGGATTGGCCTGCGCCTGCGCCCCTCTTACAGCCACCTGATCTGGGGCGATCGGCTGGCGGAAATGCAAGACAGATCGCTGCGGCAGTCCGATGCACTGGCACTCCTGCCTGAGGTCTCACTGCCGGCGGGCCCCACATCACCGCGCCAGTTGGCCCGCCTGCTCCAACAATCACTGTCCCCAAGGCTCAGCGTGGCACAGGCACCGGATGTGACTGAGGTGCTGGATCTGATCCACCACAGCGGCGGGCGCCTGCCCGTGCCCCGCCTAGCAGATCACCTGTCGCTCAGCCCACGCCAGCTGCAGCGCCGTTTTGCGCAAACCGTTGGCCTGTCGCCCAAAATCTATGCGCAATTGGTCCAGTTTCACCGCGCCCTGCGGCTGATCCGCGACGCCCACCTGCCGCTCAGCGCCGCGGGTTTTGAGGCAGGGTATAGCGATCAAAGCCATATGACCCGCGCCTTCAAGCGCTTCGGCGGCTTCACCCCGGCCCATGTGCCGCCAAACCTGACGCTGCCCCAATTGCATGTGGCGATTTCGCTGATCGATGTCTGATTTATCCAAGAGCGCCGCGGCCCGCCCTGCTAAACCCAGCCTATGAAACTAGGATACACCATCATCTACGTCGCCGATGTGCCGCAAACGGTCACATTTTACGAAACCGCCTTTGGCCTGTCCTGCCGCTTCCTGCATGACAGCCAGACCTACGCCGAGATGGAGACCGGCGCCACCGCACTGGCCTTTGCCGCGCTCGATGCCATTGAACTGAACGGCCTTGCCGTCAACCCCAACAGCGCCAAATCCCTCGCTGCCGCTTGGGAAATCTGCCTCGTCACGGAGGGCGTCGCGAGCGCTTACCAGACCGCGCTCAACGCCGGATGCAGCCCCGTTGTGCCCCCAACGGAAAAACCCTGGGGCCAGACGGTCGCTTACCTGCGTGACCTGAACGGCTGCCTTGTCGAACTAGCCACCCCAATCACCTAAGCAAAAAGGCGCCCCCGAAGGGCCGCCCTTTCAATGTTCCAAAAATGCTCCGGAGCGCGAGGCAGCGCCTCGCTCCCTCCCTCTCATCAAGCGCGGCGGCGGCGGCCACCACCACGGCGGCCACGCCCGCCTTCACCCGCATCACCCGCGGGTTTGTTGAACTTGATCCATTCAGCGCCACCCTCATCATTGTTGGTGAGGAAGTTGGCGGCACGGATCGCCTCCATCTCTTTACCAGCGCGCGGTTTGGTCGAGCCAAGACCGAACATCTGGCAGAACGCCTCATCATCCATGTCTGCGGGCAGAATGATGCCTGCCGCTTCCACTTCGGCCTTTTTCTCGGCCAGTTTCTTCGGCCCAACAGGCAACGCCACCGGGTTCATGATCGCTGAGGTCATGCCGGTCGCCATCGCCATCGGCAGGAAGGCGTTGTTGATGCCGTGCCGGTTCGGCAACCCGAAGGAGATGTTGGAGGCACCGCAGGTGGTGTTCACCCCCAGTTCATTGCGCAGACGTTTGTTCAGCTCAAACACCTGCAAACCAGCGGACCCCATGGCCCCCACCGGCATCACCAGCGGATCGACCACGATGTCATAGGCCGGAATGCCGAAATCGGCGGCGCGTTCGACGATCTTTTTGGCCACGGCAAAGCGCACTTCGGGATCTTCAGAAATCCCCGTGTCATCGTTGGAAATGGCCACCACCGGCACGTTGTATTTCTTGACCAGCGGCAGCACCAGCTCCAGCCGTTCCTCTTCACCAGTGACCGAGTTCAGCAGCGGGCGACCTTTGGCAGCGGCCAGACCGGCCTCAAGCGCACCGGGCACGGAGCTGTCGATACACAGCGGGCAATCGGTGACTTCCTGCACCTTTTCGACCAGCTGGCGCATCAGGTCAGGTTCAACAAAGTTGTTGTCGGCGTAGCGCGGATCTTCGGCCATCTTGTTGGAAAACACCGCGCCTGAGTTGATGTCGAGGATGGTGGCTCCAGCGGCCACCTGCGCCAGGGCATCTGCCTGCACGCGGGAAAAATCGCCCGCTTCCAGTTCCGCATTCAGGATCTTGCGGCCGGTGGGATTGATCCGTTCCCCAATCACGGTGAAGGGCTGATCGAAACCAATGATCGCGGTCTTGGTCGGGGATTCTACGATGGTGCGCGTCATGGCTCTTCCTTACTGCGACACTGCGGCTTCAGCCGCGAGGTTGGCGGGCACGGCAGCAGCGCCGCCGTTGTCGATCGCCCAATTGGCGTTGGTCTTGATCCCGCCCAGCGGGAAGAAGTGCACGTTGGTGATGTTGA
This genomic window contains:
- a CDS encoding VOC family protein; this encodes MKLGYTIIYVADVPQTVTFYETAFGLSCRFLHDSQTYAEMETGATALAFAALDAIELNGLAVNPNSAKSLAAAWEICLVTEGVASAYQTALNAGCSPVVPPTEKPWGQTVAYLRDLNGCLVELATPIT
- a CDS encoding helix-turn-helix transcriptional regulator, translated to MPLPAGYRDRQLSPRLTRSVEASWTHRATATGTSLVLPDGRCDIILRYNRLNPTPPHLVLTGPATRAFAVPEQPGDCWIGLRLRPSYSHLIWGDRLAEMQDRSLRQSDALALLPEVSLPAGPTSPRQLARLLQQSLSPRLSVAQAPDVTEVLDLIHHSGGRLPVPRLADHLSLSPRQLQRRFAQTVGLSPKIYAQLVQFHRALRLIRDAHLPLSAAGFEAGYSDQSHMTRAFKRFGGFTPAHVPPNLTLPQLHVAISLIDV
- a CDS encoding dihydropteroate synthase, translated to MTRTIVESPTKTAIIGFDQPFTVIGERINPTGRKILNAELEAGDFSRVQADALAQVAAGATILDINSGAVFSNKMAEDPRYADNNFVEPDLMRQLVEKVQEVTDCPLCIDSSVPGALEAGLAAAKGRPLLNSVTGEEERLELVLPLVKKYNVPVVAISNDDTGISEDPEVRFAVAKKIVERAADFGIPAYDIVVDPLVMPVGAMGSAGLQVFELNKRLRNELGVNTTCGASNISFGLPNRHGINNAFLPMAMATGMTSAIMNPVALPVGPKKLAEKKAEVEAAGIILPADMDDEAFCQMFGLGSTKPRAGKEMEAIRAANFLTNNDEGGAEWIKFNKPAGDAGEGGRGRRGGGRRRRA
- a CDS encoding oxidoreductase, encoding MASLAALTLMGPAAPLWAGSADPTPETIVMTVTYEDGSGRDMRELTLGEVMELPVAGFETSTVWTEGVQRFDGVWLEDLIAHLGLSEGTLELSALNEYLVEFKADEIPGSKALVAYRHNGNLMSAREKGPLWIVYPYDEGPEFQTELTFMSSIWQLDRIVALP
- a CDS encoding hybrid sensor histidine kinase/response regulator; the protein is MGLWRRFLSVGVWVQSAILGLVILISLPLSVQIWGEVSRKLEELRTSQNDNVIWNLTQLEVEFLKFERTLILGIQEGAPDAKQLQEVRRRFNIYFSRLETLNGGALYQRAFEEYGTMGILTGLRMEVAEILPYFDLPDDEFYTKLPEILAMQEGRERLVRRIIARGNQFTGVHGQAQRDDISRLLLRLSIASMVLFVALGLATILFFRQSMGHRARAIEHKQSSARFATVISTSPDALIVTDDAGNIVEFNRAAERLVGIERARALGKPFPRYLTDQDGQLADLPLANGSRIAGVQLTLQTASSALVPVELSQGVAEFETQRFYVYFLRDISDRLAADRALLASRDRALAGERAKSRFLAVMSHEMRTPLNGILGLVELLRSGDTPPEEQKRYLELLRNSGQILLDHVNDVLDIAQLEADGVRLNPQPFDMDQMLADILGPMEVAAEARGNHIALDKSGPLGWFTGDGARLRQVLTNLIGNAVKFTDEGAVMVSAVSYAGRRGDTAMVEFQITDTGVGIAEQDVARIFDDFVRIDRGDSQQPEGTGLGLGIAKRIVEAMGGQIGVDSIEGDGSTFWVTLELPRATPVQAGLGAGAALTDQEEAENPLKILVVEDNATNRLVVRDLLERYGHSVSEEVNGKLGAERAAAEEFDVILMDLNMPVMGGLESCKRIRQAGASQNARIVALTAHVLERDDRIYAEAGMDGVLSKPLDRQDLLRVLRGERQIHTRQQHGQEVLDEGHLGQVMSSLGPDRSRDLMQGLGQEVDALMIRLKEVDMSSPCAASLMAEVHSMAGSAAMVGARKLRSSLNDLEGELERGGEIDLHRWRDHLIPIWQETQQALNALEARVH
- a CDS encoding response regulator transcription factor, yielding MTRILIADDHDLVRETLAAYLRDMGDLHVDQASNFQEAMAMIEKTGSYELVMLDYTMPGMKLPEGLLKAMETNEELPVAIISGTASPDVARRALSAGASGFLPKTIAPETLISAVQHLLKGGIYTPQHFLDSAPGNTADIHLTPREMDVLRGICEGKANKEIARDLDVQEVTVKLHVKTLSRKLQARNRTHAAMIARDKDLV